One stretch of Arachis hypogaea cultivar Tifrunner chromosome 20, arahy.Tifrunner.gnm2.J5K5, whole genome shotgun sequence DNA includes these proteins:
- the LOC140183106 gene encoding uncharacterized protein: protein MSWNLKSNPFLKLAIHPSGAATLAHNGRLKKFWIVDSGGQPYSRMLTDSVCRATNVEAIPTRLDNANTVISFIRNNIVCRYGSPRAIVSDQGTHFCNRKVEALLKRYGVLHKVATAYHSQTNREAEVSNREIKQILEKVVNPQRKDWSSRLGDAL, encoded by the exons ATGTCCTGGAATCTGAAATCGAACCCATTCTTAAAGCTTGCCATTCATCCGAGTGGGGCAGCCACTTTGGCTCACAACGGACGGCTAAAAAAGTTTTGGATTGTGGATTccggtggccaaccttattcaaggatgctaaccgattCTGTGTGTCGTGCAACTAAT GTGGAAGcgatacctacccgccttgataaCGCTAATACCGTGATTTCTTTCATTAGAAACAATATTGTGTGCcgctatgggtcgccacgagcaattgtGAGCGACCAAGGTACCCACTTTTGCaacaggaaagtagaggcactACTCAAGCGTTATGGGGTATTGCACAAAGTTGCAACTGCTTATCACTCCCAAACCAACAGAGAAGCGGAGGTGTCTAACCGGGAGATTAAGCAAATTTTGGAGAAAGTGGTGAATCCACAAAGGAAGGACTGGAGCTCTCGGTTGGGGGATGCACTATAG